CGGATCTCCGTCGCGCTGGGCGCTCGATGGGTAGGTGGCTCCGGCGGCGTCCTTCTCGGCCCTCGGGAACCACGCAGGACGGAGAATAGGGGTTGCGCGAAAGTGCACAAGACGGCTAGGGCTGGAAGCTATGGTGCATAGAATGGAACAATACGAGGGCCCGGATCTCCTGGAGCTGTCCACCTTCCTCGCCGTCGCCTCGGCGGGCAGCCTCTCCGGCGCCGCGCGCAGCCTGGGCCTGCCGAAATCGACGATCAGCCGCCGCCTCGCGAGGCTGGAGGAGGAGCTGGGCGTCCGGCTCGTCCACCGCACCACCCGGCGCTTCTCACTCACCGAGGAAGGCCTCGCCTACCAGGAGCGCATCCGCCGGGCGTTCGACACGCTCGAGGAGGCGAACGCCGCACTCCGCGAGAGCGAAGAGACGCCCCGCGGACACCTTCGCGTAACGGCGCCCGTGGACGTCGCCCTCGCGAGCCTCGGCGAGGTGGTGGCCGATTTCACTCGGAGTTATCCGGAGACGACGGTGGAGCTCATCCTCACGGAGCGGACCGTCGACCTGATCGCCGAGGGCATCGACCTGGCGATACGCGCGTCTCCCGCCTTGCCGGACTCGTCCCTGGTCGCTCGGAAGATCGCGACGGTGTCTCTCGAGCTGGTGGCGACGCCGGCCTACCTCGACGCCCACGGGAGGCCGGCCACCGTGGAGGAGCTGGCGGAGCACCGCTTCGTCGCGCGCGCTGCCGTACACGGCCGGGCGACGCTCGAGCTCGTGGGGCCCAAGGGCCAGCGGAAGATCGAAGTGGCCGCTCCCATTGGAGCCACGGACTTCAGCTTCGTCCACAGGGCCACCTTGGCCGGCGGCGGCATCGGGACCTTGCCCGACATGGTCGCGAACGCCGATCTGAAGGCCGGGCGGCTCGAGCGTGTCCTTCCCGGCTACACGGCGGGGACCGCGGGCCTCCACGTGGTGCATCCCGGAGGCCGCCTGCTGCCGGCGAAGGTCCGGGCGTTCCGCGACCTCCTCGTCGAGCGGTTCGCCTCGACCTGCTAGCGGTCATTGGCGCATGGGCAACGGGCTCGCGGCCGATTCGATGGCCGCGGGGATGGGCAGTCCCGCGCATCTGATACAGTCCTTCGGCTTTCGAGACCCGAAGGAGCAACGATGTCTGGCCGGTTTCCCGTCTTGCGTCCCGCCCTCTGTTCGATCCTCCTCCTGGCTGCGGCTGCCTGCAGCAAGTCCGAGGAGAAGTCCGGCTGCGATCCCGCCTGCAGCGCTGGCGAAGTCTGCGACCGCGGCGAGTGCGTCCCGGTGGACTCCCACTGCGATCCGGCCTGTGCCGAGGGGGAGATCTGTGATGCGGGTCAGTGCAAGCCCGCCTCCGAGTGCGTGCCCGCCTGTGCCGTAGACGAGGTCTGCGACGGTGGGCTGTGCATCCACGTGCATCCCGGCGAATGCGAGCCCGCCTGCGCCGCGGGAGAGAGCTGCGTCGAGGGCGTCTGCGTGCCCGACGGCGACTGCCACCCGGCCTGCGCCGAAGGGGAGACCTGCGTCGACGGGACCTGCAAGCCCGAGCCGAAGGATCCGTTCTCCGAGGGGCCCTACGGCTCCGGGGTGAAGGAGATCGCCGCGGACTTCACCGTCGAGACCCTCGACGGCCCCTGGAACCTGCGGGCGAACTGGACCGGCGAAGACAACCTCGTCTTCCTCTTCCTCCAGGCGGCGAACACCTACAGCAAAGGCCTCTGGAACCCGAGCGACGCGGACGTTAGGAAGCTCCTCGTCTCCTCGCCGCCCAACGTGCACTATTTCTTCGCCTCCTACGACGCTTCGGCCGAGAGCGACGTCGCCGCGAAGAAGGCGAAGATGGACGCGGTGCTCGCGGCGCTCACCGAGGAGCAGGCGCAGCAGTGGGTGGGCCGGCTCCACTACATCAAGACGCGCGCGTCGAACGTCGATGGAAGCCTCGGCGCCGCGATGACGGAGCAGCGTGCGTTCGCGATCGCGGTCGACAGCCGTCAGCGCTGGCGCGAGGTGGGCCTCCTCCAGAACCCGGGCACTGGCGCGATCGCCGTCCAGTTCCTGGGCAAGGAGGCCGAGGGCTTCAACTATGAGCGCCGGGTCGAGGATCAGCGCGACGCGCTCCAGGCCAGGCAGGTGCCGATCTTCGCCAACCAGCGCCACGAAGGCGGCTGGGGCGACGGCTATTACTCGGTGAAGAGCGTGCAGCTCCCCTCGGCCGAGGAAATGGCCGGCTACGACTCGATGGCGATCTGGATGTACACCGCGTGCCCCGGCCACCAGCAGGGCAAGGACGCCGGCTGCAACGAGTGGGACTACCTCGCCCACCTCTTCCTCTGTGAGAACGACGATCCCGACACCTGCACCGTGGAGCTCGCCCGCTACGTGACCTCCTATGGCCGCGAGGGCGAGTGGCTCACCGACGTCTCGGGCCTCCTCCCGCTCCTCGCCGAAGGCGGGACCAAGAAGATCGCGTACGCAGGCGCGAACGGCTACGACATGGACGCGCGGATCCTCCTCTGGAACGCGGGCAAGCCCATGAGGCCCACCCGCGCCGTGCCGCTGTGGGGCGCGCCCCGGGCCGCCGAGCCCTTCGGCTCCGACTTCAACGACGGCCGCCACGCGCCGATCACGTTCACCGTGGACGATCGGAGCGCCGCCCATGTCGAGCTCTACACCGTGATCACCGGCCACGGCTTCGGCGCCGTGAAGGAGAACTGCGCGGAGTTCTGCAACCACCAGCACGAGTTCACGGTGAACACCGGTCGTCACATGAAGGAGCACAAGATCGCCGGCTCCGCGTTGGGCTGCCACGACCAGGTCTCGGACGGAGTCGTCCCCAACCAGTTCGGCACCTGGCCGTACGGCCGCGGCGGCTGGTGCCCGGGCCTCGACGTGAAGCCGTGGACGGCCGACGTCACCGCGGATCTCGTCTCGGGCGAGAACACGATCTCGTACCGCGGGCTCTTCAAGAACGCCGACTACGTTCCCGTTCTCGACCCCAGGGGCGACTACATGCCCGAGCTTCGACTGGCGACCTGGCTGGTCTTCTACGAGGCGAAGTAGAGCCCTTCGCCCGCCAGGCCCTTGCCCCCACGCCCAGCCGCCCCAAACTTTCGGGGCCTGGCGCGTTGGGGGTAGGGAATGACCGCGATCGCGGGAAAGCGAGCTCTCATCACCGGGGCGGCGCGGGGCATGGGCCTCGGCATGGCCCAGCGCTTCGCCGCCCGCGGGGCCGAGGTCGTCCTCGTGGATCTCGACGAGGAGCGGCTGCGGACCGCGGAGGCCGAGCTTCGCCACGCGGGCCATTCGGTCCACGCGTTCCCGTGCAACCTGGCCAGGCGCGAGGCCATCGAGGACCTGCGGCGCGACGTGCTGGTGCGGGTAGGGCCGATCGACATCCTCGTGAACAACGCCGGGGTCGTCACCGGCGGAAGCTACGAATCGATCGCCGCGGCCCGCGACCAGGCCATGCTCGACGTCAACGTCGCGTCCGTGCACTGGATGACCAAGGCCTTCCTCCCCGATCTGATCCAGAGCCGCGGGGGTCACCTGGTGCAGATGGCGAGCGCCGCGGGCCTGTTGGGCGTCCCGGGACAGGCGCTCTACTGCGCCACCAAGTGGTTCGTGATCGGGCTCTCCGAGGCGCTGAGGGCCGAGTGGCTCGAGCAGGGCCATGATCGCATCCACCTCACCATCGCGTGTCCCGGCTACGTGGACACCGGGATGTTCGAGGGGGTCCACGCGCCTCGGCTGATGCCGATGCTCCACGCGGATCGCCTGGCCGAGAACATCGTCGACGCGGTGGAGGAGAACCGCCTCTACGTCCTCGAGCCGGCCCTCGTGAAGCTGACGCCGCTCCTCCACGCGGCGCTGCCCAGGGGCATCTTCGA
The Vulgatibacter incomptus DNA segment above includes these coding regions:
- a CDS encoding SDR family NAD(P)-dependent oxidoreductase; this encodes MTAIAGKRALITGAARGMGLGMAQRFAARGAEVVLVDLDEERLRTAEAELRHAGHSVHAFPCNLARREAIEDLRRDVLVRVGPIDILVNNAGVVTGGSYESIAAARDQAMLDVNVASVHWMTKAFLPDLIQSRGGHLVQMASAAGLLGVPGQALYCATKWFVIGLSEALRAEWLEQGHDRIHLTIACPGYVDTGMFEGVHAPRLMPMLHADRLAENIVDAVEENRLYVLEPALVKLTPLLHAALPRGIFDRVADALGIYGSMRSWTGRSADEVARGAPGRK
- a CDS encoding LysR family transcriptional regulator, whose translation is MEQYEGPDLLELSTFLAVASAGSLSGAARSLGLPKSTISRRLARLEEELGVRLVHRTTRRFSLTEEGLAYQERIRRAFDTLEEANAALRESEETPRGHLRVTAPVDVALASLGEVVADFTRSYPETTVELILTERTVDLIAEGIDLAIRASPALPDSSLVARKIATVSLELVATPAYLDAHGRPATVEELAEHRFVARAAVHGRATLELVGPKGQRKIEVAAPIGATDFSFVHRATLAGGGIGTLPDMVANADLKAGRLERVLPGYTAGTAGLHVVHPGGRLLPAKVRAFRDLLVERFASTC
- a CDS encoding peptide-N-glycosidase F-related protein, producing MSGRFPVLRPALCSILLLAAAACSKSEEKSGCDPACSAGEVCDRGECVPVDSHCDPACAEGEICDAGQCKPASECVPACAVDEVCDGGLCIHVHPGECEPACAAGESCVEGVCVPDGDCHPACAEGETCVDGTCKPEPKDPFSEGPYGSGVKEIAADFTVETLDGPWNLRANWTGEDNLVFLFLQAANTYSKGLWNPSDADVRKLLVSSPPNVHYFFASYDASAESDVAAKKAKMDAVLAALTEEQAQQWVGRLHYIKTRASNVDGSLGAAMTEQRAFAIAVDSRQRWREVGLLQNPGTGAIAVQFLGKEAEGFNYERRVEDQRDALQARQVPIFANQRHEGGWGDGYYSVKSVQLPSAEEMAGYDSMAIWMYTACPGHQQGKDAGCNEWDYLAHLFLCENDDPDTCTVELARYVTSYGREGEWLTDVSGLLPLLAEGGTKKIAYAGANGYDMDARILLWNAGKPMRPTRAVPLWGAPRAAEPFGSDFNDGRHAPITFTVDDRSAAHVELYTVITGHGFGAVKENCAEFCNHQHEFTVNTGRHMKEHKIAGSALGCHDQVSDGVVPNQFGTWPYGRGGWCPGLDVKPWTADVTADLVSGENTISYRGLFKNADYVPVLDPRGDYMPELRLATWLVFYEAK